TTCTGTTTCAAGTGCACATTTTATCTGCTTAGCTACCAAACATGTCTACTTTACATAAATGCTGCACCACTTCTGGATGCATGCTCATAAACTTTGGGGTGTTTGAATgtggtttttgtcattctaaCAGATTCCTGAATCAGACTCTGGAGTTTGGATTCAACTAAAAGCAAtaaactttcaaaataagacattCAGGTTTCTCCTCATTATATGAGTTTATTAAGTGTGTGTTGTATCCGTCCTGTGTAAGTGTGTGAGGATGTAGAGATGGTTTTCTGACAGTACCGGTCACATGAAGCAGCTTTGAAGACGTCACACAGGCACAGACACTAAAAGGGTTTTTAACGGATCCTGATCTGGGATCCGTTTCAGCATCCGCCTGCAGAGAGGGCAGGAGGAGCGATTCTGACCCGAGATCAGGACTTTCTGTGAGTTTTCCACTCAGGTTTCTGAAGGAAAATCAGAAATCAGGTCCTTCCTTCTTCAGGTTTTTGTAGTCTGTGTCGATGGCCACAAACTGGGGAAGAAAAAGATCAGATTTAGTGTAAAAACTCAAAGCAAAAAAGACAATCCAACccagttaaccctcctgttgtctccattcacaggcaccaaaaaatattgtttccttctctgaaaaaaatctaaaaattctgcaaaaaaattccccaaatttctgaaaatttgcaaaaccttcaggaagaaaattccaataattccttaaaagtttcccttaaaagttttatttaaaaaaaaatccatcaaatttggcaagaaaattcttgtaaatatttttttgaaaatgagtaattttgctggattttgggggttttttttgtgaatgttcttaaagaaatatttttaacatttttttcccaccaaaaaatgttcaaagatttcccaaaaatgttggaaatgtgtacatcagaagtttcactgtgaaaatatttttttcccccacatattcaaactttaaaatgagtcaattttgacccacaggacgacacgagggttaaataatgAGTTTAAGAATAAATATCGTCAATTagaatgttgaaacatgttctaaaagcaactgtcactgtctcccTCAATTTCATTTCAACAAATAAGCTTATAACATTGCAACTTATattgcaattttttagaaaagctgatTCAGGCATTTTAGGACACAGCAATCTCAAAAAACGCccatgaaatcctggagggactggtTGATATGTGCAGACTTGCTGTGTTACCTTGTACTGGTACGTGGGGTCCAGTTTATTCCACGGTTCTGGGTTGTGAGTCTTGTTCCAgctaaacagaaacacagaatcagATATGTTAGTGTTTTTTGGAAATCTAATATAAATGAATCAAAGCCTGATTCCTCTGAACCGCTTTGTTTCATCGCTTCTTTCTTAGATTgcacacaaagaaataaaataaagagaaagcTTAGAAAACCAAAAGTGGGATTCAGATTCAGCCCTCGACCCGCTGATACTCTTTCTCAGAATTTCATCAAGCCTGTAAACAATCGCTGCTGCAGAGAAACGATGAAAGAGCTGCAAACAGACGAGACGGTGCACCATCCTGCGAGCTCCGagctgtctgctgctgttggaGGTTCATAAATCAACAGTTTGGAtagcagcaggaggagaggaagtCCAAGCAGGAGGTGGTGCAGGGAGGAGATGAAAAGCAAGCAGGATCCCTGTAGTCAGACACCATCAGGAAACACATCTCTGTGTTTAGTCGCAGTGAAAAAGCCTCCTCTCCACACACCTTTTAGCAATATTAACTAATCTGAGGCTAACAGAGGAAGGAAGTCTGCCTTTAATGAGTCCTGTAGGGGGGCACTGATCCAACTAAACAGATGCACAAACCTAAGAAAACACACCTATTAACAAGATAATCAGAAGTTTGTGTGGGCGAGGCGATGCATTTaatcaaaaacatatttcagcTCAAGATGCTTGAGAGTTTACCAGacatacaccaccattcaaaggtttggggtcacttaatgtccttatttttgaaagaaaagcagcttttttcaatgaagacaaaataaaatgaatgataaatctagtgtagacgttgttaatgtggtaaatgactattctagctagaaacagctgatttttaatggaatatctccataggggtacagaggaacatttccagcaaccatcactcctgtgttctaatgctgcattgtgttagctaatggtgttgaaaggctcattgatgattagaaaacccttgtgcagttatgttagtacatggataaaagtaggagttttactggaattgtctgggtgaccccaaactttagaacagCCATgtacatgttgtgttttttgcataTTATCAAAGGTGGAAGAGAACTTTTAGCGTCCTTACGTGACATGGGGTCCCCTGGCCAACCGGATCAGGTATAAAGTTGCTCCTCCCATTCCCAGACAGATGAAGAAGAACTGGGGGATGAGCTGAGGAGAGAAAACCAAAAGATGAAACTTcttcatgttattttacagattttgcatGCAGATACAATACATTTTCAACCCTATCCTGtccattttcaccattttgtatCATCTGCAACACGGCTGggatggtgtttttgttttaaaatgcaaaaaagttaatttaaaaaaaaaatttgctctAACTTtccaaagaaagaagaaaaaatgtttaaacatcTTTCATGTTGATGTTTTGAATTGAGTAAAGAGGAGCAAAGTACTAAGAACTACTGCAGACTTACTGTTTTAACTGAATAACTGGGTAAACTTTAATTTCTCTGCTGCTCTTGAATGTTTATTGGATTGATTATGATGTCGTACTTCCTCTGGGGATGTAATAGTGATCTGTCACTGGTGGGACttagttttttctttgcattgaGCTCAATTACATGGAATTTTCTGTgggaatttcttcaaatttggctCAAACATTCACTTGGAATCCAGGATGAGCTGATTATGGAGGTCGAAGGTCCCTGTAGCTTCATGCAACATGTTTTTGGCCATAAATCAAGAACAAATACACTAATTACAGCACAATTTCACACAAatattaatgacattttatatgtaaaaaggTCAGAAGTCAAGTCTGGATGGACCTGGATGCAAACTGCATCTTGCAAACATGAGGCGATTATTCCAGTTTACATCTaacttttggtgtttttctgatttgtaaTTAGAATAACAGACTTAACAGTTTCCTCAGACTTTCGAAGGTCATCTTCTGCCTCGAACTTTTACTGAAAGTGTGTTAAATTCTTCTTcgtttgttttctaaaatgcatCAGCTTCATGACTCCTGACATTATGCtaataaataagcaaaagcactttctagaatttaaattcagcattttttttgcaacttaTGAGCGAAGAGAAGCAACTCTCGACTGAGTCAGCCTCAACATCGAGGGGAAAAATCACCCATCTaacatttctgttaattttccatgaggtttaaaatgaaatatgtgTGCTGGAGAAGCTGAGACCTGCTCTGTACTGTTGGACCAGACTTATTAGATAATCTGACCTGACTCTGTGTCTCAGAGTTGATCAGAGCTGCTGACtaacagcagctctgaggatTAACTAACTAGTGGCCTGATTTCTGCTTCGTCATCCCATGAACCTGCTGACACACAGCACAGAGGGCTGTTTGTGCATGAGACAGACAGTAATGGAAAGAAACTAAGCATAATTTACTTCagtatttcagctgaaaatatcgTACCTGGGACTAAAAATGGGTTTCAACGTTGCAGATGTTTGCCAGTTCCAATAACGAGCAATTTCTCGTTGAAAAATCAACTAttttagtccaaaaacatgtaaaacaatctCATTAAAAGGCAAATGTTAGCAAAAAAAAGCGCAAATATCAATATATAAGTCTGATAGAAAGCAGATCGTCTTTCCAAACCCATGAATTACTTCAAAATCTGCTGGATTTGCATCAAAACTGACAACACCAGGTCAATATCAGGAGATAGAAAAGTCCTGAAATAATTAACCTCTTGTTCCAAGCAGATTAGACTACAATGAATTATAATATAACTTAGAGTTCAGCTACAACAGAATCAGTTTTCATTCTGGAGATTTGATTCttttatttgtgaaaaatgttgtatGTCCACTAATTTTATTTCAACAACAGACTGGATCTTTAAAGTGTTGCACAAATTCGCGGAGCTGTTCGCTTTTCTTCATAAATTCTTCTCAGCTGATCTTTGCTGGAGGATTCTTGTTGCTCTAGTTTCCGCTCAAAAATATTCCAAACTTCTATTGGAATAAAGTCAGACATGGCCAGGTCATCAATTTTactctttttcttcttgaaaaACTCTCATGTGATTGTTGCAGTTTGTTTGTGATCATTGTCAAGTCGGGAAACTTCCTCTCCTGCAAAGTTTTTTTCCGATTGGGAGTCAtcttttcagtcattatttatgtatataaTCATGCATTTATGAGGCCCTCTATGAATGTCATCTCCCATACATCTGTTACACTCATGAAATCATGTCTTACAcgtttcactgttgggactaCGCATCCTCTGTGGTAGCAGGACTACCATATGATCTGATCCAAAGCTATAAATCTTACTCCCGTCTAAACAAATACATGCCGTCAATATTCATCAGGCTACTTTTCGTGTTCTTTGGCGAAGCTTTGAGGTTAATGTCATGCAGAGTCCCTCACGTTGTCAGAGTCGTCACTGAATCACCAGTTTCCAGAGATAATAACCGCTGCTGTGTCCAGGAGCCTTCTGATGCTTCCATCTTCATGAAGTCCCAGATGCATGATGGTTATTAGGACTTGGTTAGTGATGCTGCGTTTAGATGAGTCAGTTTTATCTGTTCTAATGTGAAATTCAGACACTACTGGACTATGTTATGAGTGGTGACAGATTCTGGACGAAGCCTCGGTTATCTCAGTGCTGCACCCATCTACCTACCTGTCCACCAACCTGCCTGTCTGTATGTCTTTAAAGACTCCTTCCATCTCCATCTATCCGTCTCTCTGACTAACTACCCATCCATCTGGCTCATTTTCTGTCCTGTCTCCTGAACTCAAACTTTTGGACGCTCTAACAGCCTCTATCTGTCTGCCAGCTGTAAGTTGATCAAGGCGGTTTGTGGAGTCTCTCAGGGATTATCTCCCTGcagcttctgtctctctcttcctgtctgtctctcagtgtGTCTGTCAGGATGATAGACCATATCAAGGAGCTCTGCTAGAGTCTCGTAgggatttctctctctctctttctcctggGAAGCTAATGACAAGAAGTTAAAACTCAGTCACTCCTCTGGCTGACAGCAGGGCTggttaaaaaatgcagaaataatcCCCTCCCCTGTAGGGACAactcatatttttaaattcatttcattCCAACAACTCATTTCCTAACTGCCtagattttgtcagtttagATTTAAAGGGTTTGCAGAAGTCGCGGATGTGTTTTTGAAGTCTTAAGCTTCTCTAAATTTGGCTGGAATTCAAAACGAGCCACTGGAGCAACTTAACCTACTGAATTAGAGCTAAGATAAGATTAGATGGGACTGAATTAGACGCCTTTTAATGCACCGACACGCTACAAACGCTACAATCAGATCTGTCTGAATGCAGGGACTAGAACTTCATCAATGGTTAAtactttaaccctcatgtcgtcctgcaggttaaaattgacctggtttaaagtttgaaaatctgggaaaaaaaatatattttcacagtgaaacttctgatgtccacattttcaacatttttggtaaatttttgaacattttctggtggaaaaaaaatgttaaaaatatttcttaagaacattcacataaatatcaaccaaaatccagtgaatttcaatggattttggttgatttttatgtgaatgttcttaagaaaatattagaagttttactgatatatatggaatcactttagatatttttaggattttttgggaagatttttactcatttcttgaaaatatttacaagaattttcttgccaaatttgggggattttttttaaaataaaacatttaagggaaaattttaaagaattaatggaattttcttcctgaaggttttgcaaattttcagaaagttGGAGAATGTTTTTTactgaaattttggatttttttcagacaaggaaacaatatttttggtgctcgtaaatgaagaGAACAGGAAGGGTTAATATACATTATATTAGATTCAATTAATTGTGCAGTATTTTCTTAATTCAATAAAGGCATTTTCGGTGATTTTTGTGACATTAATCGTGTTTAAGTGAGATTGTAGAAAACCTAAATAAACTACAGTGAGTTTGTAGCTTGTgatttgaaaatataaataaataaaaactgattttaaaggcCTAAACTGACAGTGATGCATTGCTCCAGCAGTATAGAcgtataaaccaaaacaaaaaagaagaaaaaagacttcatattttattttacctctcTGTTTCAGGtaccaaaatgtccaaaatgatctgaataattttcatgtttctgctcCATTATGTctaataaatattttcagaagcAAAATTCTGCAAATTCTGGGAAATGCGGAGACTTGGATTACAAGAACTAATCATAAAATACTTTGAACGTGAAAAATGCTTCATCAGAAGAAAACATATCTAAAAAGAATGACcaaaactggaataaaaataaagactaCTCACCCCGGGGTGCTTCTTGGCGTGCTCTACTGCCGTCCGAAACATCACTTCTCCACTTAGTAGAAACCAAAAACTTGAGGCCTTTGCTATCAACaaccagcagctctgcagagtCGTGCACAAGCAGGACTGAAACCTGTTGCTCTGTGCATGTGGAGCGAGtccagggaggaggagaaggaggtcATTTACATGCGATTACTGCCACTGCTGCTCCCTGGTTGGCTGATTACACTGCTGGACAACAGAACACTCAGGTTCCCTC
The nucleotide sequence above comes from Amphiprion ocellaris isolate individual 3 ecotype Okinawa chromosome 8, ASM2253959v1, whole genome shotgun sequence. Encoded proteins:
- the ndufa4l2a gene encoding NADH dehydrogenase [ubiquinone] 1 alpha subcomplex subunit 4-like 2 encodes the protein MFRTAVEHAKKHPGLIPQFFFICLGMGGATLYLIRLARGPHVTWNKTHNPEPWNKLDPTYQYKFVAIDTDYKNLKKEGPDF